From a region of the Mycobacteroides saopaulense genome:
- a CDS encoding proline dehydrogenase family protein, which translates to MAEWFGKTARPAILAASRSARLRHAAERMPLTRQVVRRFVPGESQDDVLAAGTTLLDSGRFISIDYLGEDTRDSEQATRTVSAYLSLLDALARRSDAVHTGVRPLEISLKLSALGQALPRDGERIALENAQLLCAKADQAGVWVTVDAEDHTTTDSTLSIVRELRADFPWLGTVLQAYLKRTYADCGDLSGQGSRIRLCKGAYDEPESVAHRDPEDVDVAYLRCLRVLMEGDGYPMVASHDPAIIDAAGVMARETGRGPGDYEYQMLYGIRDAEQRRLAGEGHHMRVYVPFGEEWYGYFVRRIAERPANMTFFLRALVSGR; encoded by the coding sequence ATGGCTGAGTGGTTCGGAAAGACGGCCAGACCCGCGATCCTGGCGGCCAGCAGGTCCGCGCGACTACGGCACGCCGCCGAACGGATGCCGTTGACCCGGCAGGTGGTGCGCCGATTCGTCCCCGGTGAATCGCAGGATGATGTCCTTGCCGCCGGCACGACGCTGCTCGACTCCGGGCGCTTCATCTCCATCGACTACCTCGGCGAGGACACCAGGGACAGCGAGCAGGCCACCCGCACGGTGTCGGCCTACCTGTCGCTGCTGGATGCGCTGGCGCGGCGCAGCGACGCCGTGCACACCGGCGTGCGGCCGCTGGAGATCTCGCTCAAGTTGTCGGCGTTGGGGCAGGCGCTGCCGCGAGACGGGGAGCGTATCGCCCTGGAGAATGCACAGCTGTTGTGTGCGAAGGCCGATCAGGCCGGAGTGTGGGTCACCGTGGACGCCGAGGACCACACCACCACGGACTCGACCCTGAGTATCGTGCGGGAATTACGCGCGGACTTCCCGTGGCTGGGCACCGTGTTGCAGGCATATCTGAAGCGCACGTACGCCGATTGCGGTGACCTGTCGGGACAAGGTTCGCGTATTCGATTGTGCAAAGGGGCCTATGACGAGCCCGAGTCCGTCGCACATCGCGATCCCGAAGATGTCGACGTCGCCTACCTGCGCTGTCTGCGGGTGTTGATGGAAGGTGACGGGTACCCGATGGTGGCCTCGCATGACCCCGCCATCATCGACGCGGCGGGCGTGATGGCGCGCGAGACAGGCAGAGGCCCGGGTGATTACGAGTATCAAATGCTCTACGGGATCCGCGACGCCGAACAGCGGCGGTTGGCCGGTGAGGGGCACCACATGAGGGTCTATGTGCCGTTCGGCGAGGAGTGGTACGGGTACTTCGTGCGGCGCATCGCCGAACGTCCCGCCAACATGACCTTCTTCTTGCGCGCGCTGGTCTCGGGGCGGTAG
- a CDS encoding acyl-CoA synthetase, whose translation MLLKSLHPKSPDLADAVRIGEDSWGRGDLVGAATAAAERIGGASGPLAVLARPSIDTVLAVVAGLIAGVTVVPVPADVGVAERRHILTDSGAIAWLGESPQESEGLPHVPVRRHARSWHQYSEPRPESTALIVYTSGTTGAPKGVQLSRRALAASLDGLAAAWAWTADDVLVHGLPLFHVHGLVLGLLGSLRVGNRFVHTVKPTPEAYAATHGTLYFGVPTVWSRVASDESCARALSSARLLVSGSAPLPVPVFDALRRLTGQAPIERYGATETVITLSTRVDGERRAGWVGHPLAGVQTRLLGEDGLAAPHDGETVGQLQVQGPTLFSGYLNLPEKTAEVLTEDGWYRTGDVAVVDADGMHRIVGRESVDLIKSGGYRIGAGEIETVLLGHPGIVEVAVVGVPDDDLGQRIVAYVVGDVVEDDVIAFVAQQLSIHKRPREVRRVDVLPRNAMGKVLKKELMT comes from the coding sequence ATGCTGCTGAAGTCTCTTCACCCCAAGTCTCCCGACCTCGCGGATGCGGTTCGTATCGGCGAGGACAGCTGGGGTCGCGGTGACCTCGTCGGTGCCGCTACGGCAGCAGCAGAACGCATAGGCGGCGCGTCGGGCCCCCTCGCGGTGCTGGCCCGCCCGAGTATCGACACGGTCCTTGCAGTGGTCGCCGGACTCATCGCGGGGGTCACCGTCGTGCCGGTACCGGCAGATGTCGGGGTGGCAGAACGCCGACACATTCTCACCGACAGTGGGGCGATCGCCTGGCTGGGTGAATCGCCGCAGGAGTCAGAGGGATTGCCGCACGTACCGGTGCGTCGACATGCACGGTCCTGGCATCAGTACTCCGAACCGCGCCCGGAGTCGACGGCACTGATCGTGTACACCTCGGGGACCACCGGTGCACCCAAGGGAGTCCAGCTGAGTCGGCGTGCCTTGGCCGCCAGTCTCGACGGACTCGCCGCGGCCTGGGCATGGACGGCAGATGATGTTCTGGTGCACGGGCTTCCACTGTTCCATGTGCACGGACTGGTGCTCGGACTGCTCGGATCGTTGCGGGTGGGAAACCGTTTTGTGCACACCGTCAAACCGACTCCCGAGGCTTATGCCGCCACGCACGGCACCTTGTACTTCGGTGTGCCGACGGTCTGGTCTCGGGTGGCCTCCGACGAATCCTGTGCGCGTGCATTGTCTTCTGCGCGACTCCTGGTGTCGGGAAGTGCGCCGCTGCCGGTGCCGGTGTTCGACGCGCTGCGCCGGCTCACGGGCCAGGCCCCCATCGAGCGCTACGGCGCCACCGAAACCGTGATCACGCTCTCGACCCGCGTCGACGGCGAACGCCGCGCGGGATGGGTGGGTCACCCGTTGGCAGGTGTACAGACCCGCTTGCTGGGCGAGGATGGCCTGGCCGCGCCGCACGACGGGGAAACCGTTGGCCAGCTGCAGGTTCAGGGTCCAACGTTGTTCAGTGGATATCTCAATCTGCCGGAGAAGACGGCCGAAGTACTCACCGAGGACGGGTGGTACCGCACCGGTGACGTCGCCGTCGTCGACGCAGACGGAATGCACCGAATCGTGGGGCGCGAATCGGTCGACCTGATCAAGTCGGGCGGCTACCGCATAGGCGCCGGTGAAATCGAAACCGTGCTGCTGGGGCACCCCGGGATCGTGGAGGTGGCCGTGGTGGGGGTGCCCGACGACGACCTGGGACAACGCATCGTCGCCTATGTTGTCGGTGACGTGGTGGAAGATGACGTCATTGCCTTCGTGGCGCAACAGCTCTCGATACACAAACGTCCTCGCGAGGTGCGTCGTGTCGATGTGCTGCCCCGGAACGCGATGGGCAAGGTCCTCAAAAAGGAGCTGATGACATGA
- a CDS encoding DinB family protein has product MNVTGEIVDQIDWHWTSQLRPRFDGLTDDEYFWEPVRGCWSLRPRGTATTPLQGGSGDYVIEFAAPSPEPAPVTTIAWRLGHILVGVLGARIASHFGGPPVDYMTYDYPVTAADALDRLDLMYAAWRAGVLGKDEASLALPVGPAEGPWAEKPFLTLALHINRELLHHGAEIGLLRDLYAWQ; this is encoded by the coding sequence ATGAACGTGACCGGCGAGATCGTGGACCAGATCGACTGGCACTGGACTTCCCAACTGCGTCCCCGCTTCGACGGACTCACCGACGACGAATACTTCTGGGAACCGGTGCGTGGCTGCTGGAGCCTGCGGCCTCGCGGTACCGCGACGACACCGCTGCAGGGTGGATCGGGCGACTACGTCATCGAATTCGCGGCCCCGTCACCTGAACCCGCACCGGTCACCACCATCGCCTGGCGGCTCGGCCACATTCTGGTGGGTGTGCTCGGTGCACGGATCGCCAGTCACTTCGGTGGACCGCCGGTCGACTACATGACCTACGACTATCCGGTCACCGCAGCCGATGCCCTCGATCGTCTTGACCTCATGTACGCGGCATGGCGTGCCGGAGTGCTCGGTAAAGACGAAGCCTCACTCGCTCTTCCGGTCGGGCCGGCCGAAGGGCCGTGGGCCGAGAAACCATTCCTGACGCTGGCTCTGCACATCAATCGTGAGTTGCTGCACCACGGCGCGGAGATCGGCCTGCTGCGCGACCTGTATGCCTGGCAGTGA
- a CDS encoding SGNH/GDSL hydrolase family protein, whose protein sequence is MSSSPEETDPLPDEVAQRSRPARGLLLALKVFGAFVVAVLIVAGTATALIADQGMRAPAGNHDYVALGSSFGAGPGVPGRDRTSPILCIRSANNYAHQLATLRHLDLTDVTCSGATAQNVLHGGQYFQPPQLDAVRSTTKLVTITAGGNDIYYLPNLFAWSCAKDPDAVSFTWRLSVCDAKSDDNVDGAVQQVGMSLQEIGREAHRRAPGATVVYVDYTTVLPDTGYCPDRLPITNAQFDRARTLAKTLAATTNEAAHATGSLLVSAAALTHGHDICSADPWVYGYTFSATPLNYGPMAYHPTLRAMTVIAAGINKALNAR, encoded by the coding sequence ATGTCCTCGTCACCGGAAGAGACCGATCCGCTGCCTGACGAGGTGGCGCAACGATCCCGCCCGGCGCGGGGATTGCTGCTGGCGCTCAAGGTGTTCGGCGCATTCGTTGTCGCGGTCCTCATCGTGGCAGGAACGGCGACGGCACTGATCGCGGATCAAGGCATGCGGGCGCCCGCGGGCAACCACGACTACGTCGCCCTCGGAAGTTCGTTCGGGGCCGGTCCGGGAGTTCCCGGTCGCGACCGGACGAGCCCCATCCTGTGTATCCGATCCGCCAACAATTACGCCCATCAACTGGCCACCCTGCGTCACCTCGACCTGACCGACGTCACCTGCTCGGGAGCAACGGCACAGAACGTCCTGCACGGTGGGCAGTACTTCCAGCCACCCCAACTCGACGCGGTGCGCAGCACCACCAAACTCGTCACCATCACCGCGGGCGGAAACGACATCTACTACCTGCCGAATCTGTTCGCCTGGTCCTGTGCGAAAGATCCGGACGCCGTGTCGTTCACCTGGCGGCTCAGCGTCTGTGACGCCAAGTCCGACGACAACGTCGACGGGGCGGTGCAGCAGGTGGGTATGAGCCTGCAAGAGATCGGCCGCGAAGCGCACCGACGCGCGCCGGGCGCCACGGTCGTGTACGTCGACTACACGACCGTCCTGCCCGACACCGGATACTGCCCGGACAGGCTGCCCATCACCAACGCGCAGTTCGACCGCGCCCGCACTCTGGCGAAAACACTTGCCGCCACAACGAATGAAGCCGCGCACGCTACCGGATCGCTGCTCGTATCCGCGGCCGCCCTGACACATGGCCACGACATCTGTTCGGCGGATCCCTGGGTCTACGGATACACGTTCTCGGCAACTCCGCTGAACTACGGACCCATGGCCTATCACCCGACGCTGCGCGCCATGACCGTGATCGCCGCCGGAATCAACAAGGCCCTGAACGCGCGGTAG
- the dapD gene encoding 2,3,4,5-tetrahydropyridine-2,6-dicarboxylate N-succinyltransferase, protein MSGAVALGLATIAADGSVLDTWFPAPELTDAPGTPGTERIFETDAPAELAGLAGTDPDRGVEKVLVRTTIGSLTDKPTDAYDAYLRLHLLSHRLVQPHGASMDGLFGVLTNVVWTNFGPCAVEGFETVRARLKARGVVTVFGIDKFPRMVDYVVPTGVRVADADRVRLGAHLAPGTTVMHEGFVNFNAGTLGASMVEGRISAGVVVGDGSDVGGGASIMGTLSGGGSQVISVGQRSLLGANSGVGISLGDDCIVEAGLYVTAGTKVGTPDGKTVKALELSGANNLLFRRNSQTGAVEVVSRDGGAFELNAALHAN, encoded by the coding sequence GTGAGCGGAGCAGTAGCACTTGGCCTGGCGACCATCGCGGCGGACGGATCGGTACTGGATACCTGGTTCCCGGCGCCCGAATTGACCGATGCCCCCGGCACACCGGGCACCGAGCGGATCTTCGAGACAGACGCACCCGCCGAGCTGGCCGGGCTGGCCGGCACCGACCCGGATCGCGGTGTGGAGAAGGTGTTGGTGCGCACCACGATTGGCTCGCTCACCGACAAACCCACCGATGCCTATGACGCCTATCTGCGTCTGCACCTGTTGTCACACCGGCTGGTCCAGCCGCATGGCGCCAGCATGGACGGATTGTTCGGCGTACTGACCAACGTGGTGTGGACGAACTTTGGCCCCTGTGCCGTCGAGGGCTTCGAGACGGTGCGCGCGCGGCTGAAAGCGCGCGGCGTGGTGACGGTCTTCGGAATCGACAAGTTCCCGCGCATGGTCGACTACGTGGTGCCCACGGGTGTGCGTGTCGCCGACGCCGACCGGGTGCGGCTGGGCGCACACCTGGCGCCCGGCACGACGGTCATGCACGAGGGCTTCGTGAACTTCAACGCCGGAACGCTGGGCGCCTCGATGGTGGAAGGCCGCATCTCGGCCGGTGTCGTCGTGGGCGACGGTTCCGACGTCGGCGGCGGCGCGTCCATCATGGGCACCCTGTCCGGCGGTGGCAGCCAGGTGATCTCGGTGGGTCAGCGCTCCCTGCTCGGCGCCAACTCCGGTGTGGGCATCAGCCTGGGCGACGATTGCATCGTCGAGGCCGGGCTGTACGTCACGGCGGGCACCAAGGTCGGCACACCCGACGGCAAGACGGTCAAGGCGCTGGAGCTGTCCGGAGCCAACAACCTACTGTTCCGCCGCAATTCGCAGACCGGCGCGGTCGAGGTCGTGTCGCGTGACGGTGGCGCGTTCGAGCTGAACGCAGCGCTCCACGCCAACTAA
- the dapE gene encoding succinyl-diaminopimelate desuccinylase — MALELAGDPIALTAALVDIPSESRYETEIADAVEVALREQTTGFEVIRNGNAVLARTDHGHGTRVMLAGHLDTVPAADNVPSRREAEILHGCGTVDMKSGDAVFLHLAATVTPRVDLTLVFYDCEEIESSANGLGRIERELPEWLDADLAILGEPTAGLIEAGCQGTLRVVIRATGTRAHSARSWLGDNAIHKLGAVLQRLDSYRARIVDIDGCEYREGLSAVRIDGGVAGNVIPDAAAVTVNFRFAPDRSPEQALAHVREVFDGLDVEIELTDSAAGALPGLDRPAAAELICAAGGVVRAKYGWTDVSRFAARGIAAVNYGPGDPNLAHTRGEHVPVRQITDVAAVLRRYLSA, encoded by the coding sequence GTGGCGCTTGAACTCGCTGGTGACCCGATAGCCCTGACGGCTGCCCTGGTAGACATCCCCAGCGAGTCCCGGTACGAGACCGAGATCGCGGATGCCGTCGAGGTTGCCCTGCGCGAACAGACCACCGGATTCGAGGTCATTCGCAACGGCAACGCGGTGCTGGCTCGTACCGACCATGGCCACGGAACCCGGGTGATGCTGGCCGGGCACCTGGACACGGTGCCTGCCGCCGACAACGTGCCCAGCCGGCGCGAGGCGGAGATCCTGCACGGCTGCGGCACCGTCGACATGAAATCCGGCGACGCTGTCTTCCTGCACCTGGCCGCTACCGTGACACCTCGCGTCGACCTGACGCTGGTGTTCTATGACTGCGAGGAGATCGAATCCTCGGCCAACGGGCTCGGCCGCATCGAGCGCGAACTGCCTGAGTGGCTCGACGCCGATCTCGCGATCCTCGGTGAGCCCACCGCCGGTCTGATCGAGGCAGGTTGCCAGGGCACCCTGCGCGTCGTCATCCGTGCCACGGGCACCCGCGCCCACTCGGCGCGATCCTGGCTGGGGGACAACGCCATTCACAAGCTCGGCGCGGTGCTGCAGCGGCTGGACTCTTACCGCGCCCGCATCGTCGACATCGACGGCTGCGAATACCGGGAAGGACTGTCCGCCGTGCGGATCGACGGGGGTGTCGCGGGGAACGTCATTCCCGATGCCGCGGCGGTGACCGTCAACTTCCGGTTCGCCCCCGATCGCAGCCCCGAGCAGGCGCTCGCGCATGTGCGGGAGGTTTTCGACGGGCTTGATGTCGAGATCGAGCTCACCGATTCCGCCGCTGGTGCGCTGCCGGGTCTGGATCGCCCCGCCGCCGCCGAATTGATCTGCGCGGCAGGGGGAGTGGTGCGTGCCAAGTATGGCTGGACCGACGTCTCCCGGTTCGCGGCACGTGGGATCGCCGCGGTCAACTACGGGCCTGGCGATCCCAACTTGGCGCATACCCGCGGTGAACACGTTCCGGTGCGGCAGATCACCGACGTGGCCGCGGTACTGCGGCGCTACCTCAGCGCGTGA
- a CDS encoding AraC family transcriptional regulator — MLINRHLTGVMSVSGGQRIDRHWHEVHQIVYPASGVIAVTTAEGTWIAPPNRALWIPAGAGHEHRFYGPTEFHSVAFDPETYVVELAAPTVIAVSPLLRELIIACSVPGDLAEDEVVRLRVVLIDQLRHSPEQALKLPTPHDERLAEACAVVEEDLTQVWTVADLGRRVGASERTLTRLFRTDMGMTYPQWRTQIRLHHALRLLAEGRPVTYVAHQCGWATPSAFIDVYRRTLGQTPGTYAAPVTR, encoded by the coding sequence GTGTTGATTAACCGCCATCTCACCGGGGTGATGTCCGTGTCCGGCGGCCAACGCATCGACCGCCATTGGCACGAGGTGCACCAGATTGTGTACCCGGCCTCCGGTGTGATCGCGGTGACGACGGCCGAGGGCACCTGGATCGCACCGCCGAATCGCGCGTTGTGGATACCCGCGGGCGCCGGTCACGAGCATCGCTTCTACGGCCCCACCGAGTTTCACTCGGTGGCCTTCGATCCCGAGACCTACGTCGTGGAGCTGGCGGCTCCCACTGTCATTGCGGTATCGCCGCTGCTGCGTGAACTGATCATCGCGTGTTCGGTACCCGGTGACCTCGCCGAAGACGAAGTCGTACGACTACGTGTGGTTCTCATCGACCAGCTCCGGCACAGTCCGGAGCAGGCGCTCAAGCTGCCCACACCCCACGATGAACGGCTGGCCGAGGCATGCGCCGTGGTGGAAGAAGACCTGACGCAGGTCTGGACGGTGGCCGATTTGGGGCGGCGCGTGGGGGCCAGCGAGCGCACGCTGACCCGGCTGTTCCGCACCGACATGGGCATGACGTATCCGCAGTGGCGCACGCAGATCCGTCTTCACCATGCCTTGCGACTGCTCGCGGAGGGGCGGCCGGTCACCTACGTGGCGCATCAGTGCGGTTGGGCCACTCCCAGCGCGTTCATCGACGTGTACCGGCGCACCCTGGGGCAGACCCCGGGAACGTATGCCGCACCCGTCACGCGCTGA
- a CDS encoding TIGR03564 family F420-dependent LLM class oxidoreductase, which translates to MKLGVAIGRPLSVQSDTNLVDAFIAHGRRVADAGIDTLWLGQMYHYDAITMAAIVGRAVPEVTVGVSVIPINPRHPIEVSAAAQTAQAATHGRFQLGLGLGAPVIEGPSYGLRVDKPIRRLREYLTTLRQLLDAGTADFHGETLTVAPEFTTSQPGGENIPVLVAAMAPQALRATGELADGTIPLHAGPRALDRQIVPVINEAAERAGRPQPRVIAGVAVVVTSDPQRVRALAIEDMAFYENIPSYRKVLDAEGVQHTGELAIIGDEQHVATELQRYFDAGATEVFASHTELGGPQDEARTLALLGELSRGN; encoded by the coding sequence GTGAAACTCGGAGTGGCGATCGGCCGACCTCTCAGTGTTCAGAGCGACACCAACCTGGTCGACGCCTTCATCGCGCACGGACGACGAGTGGCCGATGCCGGGATCGACACGCTGTGGCTGGGGCAGATGTACCACTATGACGCGATCACCATGGCCGCGATCGTCGGCCGCGCGGTTCCCGAAGTGACGGTGGGGGTTTCGGTCATTCCCATCAACCCTCGTCATCCCATCGAGGTGTCGGCGGCCGCCCAGACGGCACAGGCCGCCACCCATGGAAGATTTCAGCTGGGATTGGGGCTCGGAGCACCGGTGATCGAAGGTCCGAGCTACGGCCTGCGGGTGGACAAGCCGATACGTCGCCTGCGCGAATACCTCACAACGCTGCGGCAGCTCCTGGATGCCGGGACGGCCGACTTTCACGGTGAAACCCTGACCGTGGCACCGGAGTTCACCACCTCGCAGCCCGGCGGCGAAAACATCCCGGTGCTGGTGGCGGCCATGGCGCCGCAGGCGCTGCGTGCCACCGGGGAGCTGGCCGACGGCACGATTCCGTTGCACGCCGGACCGCGGGCGCTCGATCGGCAGATCGTGCCGGTCATCAACGAGGCCGCCGAACGCGCCGGGCGGCCCCAGCCACGCGTCATCGCCGGGGTCGCCGTCGTCGTCACCTCCGATCCGCAACGGGTGCGAGCACTGGCCATCGAGGACATGGCCTTCTACGAGAACATCCCGTCATATCGGAAAGTGCTTGATGCCGAGGGTGTTCAGCACACCGGCGAATTGGCCATCATCGGCGACGAGCAGCACGTGGCCACCGAACTGCAGCGGTACTTCGACGCCGGGGCCACCGAAGTCTTCGCCAGCCACACCGAGTTGGGTGGTCCGCAGGACGAGGCGCGCACCTTGGCGTTACTGGGCGAGCTGTCCCGCGGGAATTGA